In Synechococcus sp. MU1643, a single window of DNA contains:
- a CDS encoding ATP-dependent Clp protease ATP-binding subunit encodes MTSSPALNGSLTHEPDRFSDAAWDLLLSGQDVARRWRHEQLDVEHLIQVLFTDPACRRLVERLPLPIDALLDRLEDVLADQPSGRGAELFIGDDLEQLLDSADAIRRRWNGEVIDLPEVLMAIGADPRIGADLFAGFGLSADALEQLIQRGMDDRVAGVPAPTQQRSMPRSQPEVPQAAPRRERVARVPSSSRAVREPEPVAPQPPAFEAPLQEPPTALESYGRDLTEEAEAGSLDPVIGRDSEIRNLIKVLSRRSKNNPVLIGEPGVGKTAIAELLAQRIVAGEVPESLQGLRLVALDLGALIAGAKFRGQFEERLRSVLEEVSGSDSGVVLFIDELHTVVGSDRSSTDAGSLLKPALARGDLRCIGATTPEDYRLTVEKDPALNRRFQQVVIREPDLELSLEILRGLKERYELHHGVSITDEAIQAANRLADRYISDRCLPDKAIDLIDEAAAQLKMEVTSKPQVVEEAEADLRRVELALLAAEQAPEAERIQLQRNRLEVSTRLDDLRRRWQEERGQLEELGQLLQQDEDLRHAIAEAERDGDLEEAARLQYDQLHRVQQRRDELEASQAEAQSAGTTLLREQVEAGDIADLVARWTGIPVQRLLAGERRKLLDLDAHLAERVIGQGEAVTAVAAAIRRARAGMKDPRRPVGSFLFLGPTGVGKTELAKALAGSLFDEEDALVRLDMSEFMERNAVARLIGAPPGYVGYEEGGQLTEAVRRRPYAVLLLDEVEKAHPDVFNLLLQVLDDGRLTDSQGRTVDFRHTVVVMTSNLASPAILEHARSGSTDESALQQKVDAALSSQFRPEFLNRIDEVIRFRPLEVSDLVRIVQLQLKDLAALLAEQGLALQVADAVAEAMARQGHEPEYGARPLRRVLRRQLENPLSTLLLEERFAGASGVTVRLGEAGTDALVFAPVKV; translated from the coding sequence ATGACTTCATCGCCAGCGTTGAACGGCAGCCTCACCCATGAGCCGGATCGCTTCAGCGACGCGGCCTGGGATCTGCTGCTGAGTGGTCAGGACGTCGCCCGTCGCTGGCGCCATGAGCAGTTGGACGTGGAGCACCTGATCCAGGTGCTGTTCACCGATCCCGCCTGCCGCCGCCTGGTGGAGCGCTTGCCCCTCCCCATCGATGCGCTCTTGGATCGCTTGGAGGATGTGCTGGCCGATCAGCCCTCGGGGCGAGGCGCTGAGCTCTTCATCGGTGATGACCTGGAACAGCTGCTCGATTCGGCTGATGCCATCCGTCGGCGCTGGAATGGAGAAGTCATCGATCTGCCGGAAGTGCTGATGGCCATCGGTGCCGACCCTCGGATCGGTGCTGATCTGTTTGCCGGCTTTGGTCTGTCCGCGGATGCCCTGGAGCAGCTGATCCAACGCGGCATGGATGATCGAGTTGCTGGGGTTCCAGCTCCAACCCAGCAGCGGTCGATGCCGCGGTCTCAGCCAGAGGTTCCGCAAGCAGCGCCCCGTCGTGAACGGGTGGCGCGAGTTCCGTCCTCCTCCCGTGCGGTGCGCGAGCCAGAGCCTGTCGCCCCCCAGCCGCCTGCCTTTGAGGCCCCGTTGCAAGAGCCCCCCACGGCCCTGGAGTCCTATGGGCGGGATCTCACCGAAGAGGCGGAAGCAGGCAGCCTGGATCCGGTGATCGGTCGCGATTCTGAAATTCGCAATCTGATCAAGGTGCTCTCGCGCCGGAGCAAGAACAATCCGGTGCTCATTGGTGAACCCGGTGTTGGCAAAACAGCGATTGCGGAGCTGCTGGCGCAGCGGATCGTGGCGGGTGAAGTGCCGGAGTCGCTGCAGGGTCTGCGTCTGGTGGCGCTGGATCTCGGGGCTTTGATCGCCGGTGCCAAGTTCCGCGGTCAGTTCGAGGAACGCCTGCGCTCGGTGCTCGAGGAGGTGAGTGGTTCTGATTCCGGTGTGGTGTTGTTCATCGATGAGCTGCACACCGTTGTCGGTAGTGATCGCAGCAGCACCGATGCCGGCAGCCTGTTGAAGCCAGCTCTAGCCCGCGGAGATCTGCGCTGCATCGGTGCCACCACGCCGGAGGATTACAGGCTCACCGTGGAAAAGGATCCGGCCCTCAACCGCCGCTTCCAGCAGGTGGTGATTCGGGAGCCGGATCTCGAGCTGAGCCTCGAAATTCTGCGCGGCTTGAAGGAGCGCTACGAGCTGCACCACGGCGTCAGCATCACCGATGAGGCCATTCAGGCCGCCAACCGTCTCGCCGACCGCTACATCAGCGATCGCTGCCTGCCGGACAAAGCCATTGATCTGATCGATGAGGCAGCGGCGCAACTGAAGATGGAGGTCACCTCCAAGCCGCAGGTGGTGGAGGAGGCCGAGGCGGATCTGCGCCGCGTTGAACTGGCCCTGCTCGCCGCTGAGCAGGCCCCTGAAGCGGAGCGGATTCAGCTCCAGCGCAACCGGCTTGAGGTGTCCACGCGACTAGACGATCTGCGGCGGCGCTGGCAGGAGGAGCGCGGTCAGCTTGAGGAGCTCGGCCAGCTGCTTCAGCAGGACGAAGACCTGCGTCATGCCATCGCTGAAGCCGAGCGGGATGGTGACCTTGAGGAAGCAGCCCGCCTGCAGTACGACCAGCTGCATCGGGTGCAGCAGCGCCGGGATGAATTGGAGGCGTCCCAGGCGGAGGCACAGTCAGCCGGAACGACCCTGTTGCGCGAGCAGGTGGAGGCCGGCGATATCGCGGATCTGGTGGCCCGTTGGACCGGGATCCCTGTGCAGCGGCTGTTGGCAGGCGAGCGTCGCAAACTCCTGGATCTCGACGCCCATCTCGCTGAACGGGTGATTGGTCAGGGCGAGGCTGTGACGGCTGTTGCTGCTGCCATCCGCCGGGCCAGGGCCGGCATGAAGGATCCCCGTCGTCCCGTGGGATCGTTCCTGTTCCTGGGGCCGACAGGTGTCGGTAAGACCGAGCTGGCGAAGGCGTTGGCGGGGTCGCTGTTTGATGAAGAGGACGCGCTGGTTCGCCTCGACATGAGCGAGTTCATGGAGCGGAATGCTGTGGCTCGGCTCATCGGTGCTCCGCCCGGCTACGTCGGCTATGAGGAAGGGGGGCAACTCACCGAGGCCGTGCGCCGTCGTCCCTATGCGGTGCTTCTCCTTGATGAAGTGGAGAAGGCCCATCCCGATGTGTTCAACCTGCTGCTGCAGGTGCTGGATGACGGCCGGCTCACCGATTCCCAAGGCCGCACTGTCGATTTCCGCCACACCGTGGTTGTGATGACCAGCAATTTGGCCAGCCCGGCGATCCTTGAACATGCCCGCTCAGGATCCACGGATGAGTCAGCTCTGCAACAGAAGGTGGATGCAGCGCTCTCCAGCCAGTTCCGGCCTGAATTCCTCAACCGCATCGATGAGGTGATTCGTTTCCGTCCCTTGGAGGTCTCCGATCTGGTGCGGATTGTTCAGCTGCAACTGAAGGATCTCGCTGCTCTGTTGGCCGAGCAGGGTCTTGCCCTTCAGGTTGCCGATGCTGTTGCCGAGGCCATGGCCCGTCAGGGCCACGAACCGGAGTACGGGGCGCGCCCCCTGCGTCGGGTGTTGCGGCGTCAATTGGAAAATCCGCTCTCCACCCTGTTGCTTGAGGAGCGCTTTGCTGGAGCCAGTGGAGTGACGGTGCGGCTGGGGGAGGCCGGCACGGATGCCCTGGTGTTCGCTCCGGTGAAGGTTTGA
- the secE gene encoding preprotein translocase subunit SecE: MTSPISEDTTTSDGSKAAADSTKSGGFLADTVDELKLVVWPSRQQLFSESIAVILMVSLSAATIAAVSRFFGWASSQVFR; encoded by the coding sequence GTGACCAGCCCCATCTCTGAGGACACCACCACTTCTGACGGCTCCAAGGCCGCTGCCGATTCCACCAAATCCGGTGGTTTTCTGGCGGACACGGTTGATGAGCTGAAACTCGTGGTCTGGCCCAGCCGCCAGCAACTATTCAGCGAATCTATCGCTGTGATTCTGATGGTCAGCCTTTCGGCCGCCACCATCGCGGCTGTGAGTCGCTTCTTTGGGTGGGCTTCGTCCCAGGTGTTCCGCTGA
- the nusG gene encoding transcription termination/antitermination protein NusG, whose product MPEDLTTPDAPEVLDLPALNEGEDGTLPAAAVANTAIARWYAVQVASSCEKKVKATLEQRAVTLGVSNRILEIEIPQTPAVKLKKDGTRQSTEEKVFPGYVLVRMVLDEDTMMAVRSTPNVINFVGAEDRRATGKARGHIKPRPLSRSEVDRIFKRAAEKKTVVKVDLTEGDQILVTAGPFKDFQGEVIEVSGERNKLKALLSIFGRETPVELEFSQISKQN is encoded by the coding sequence GTGCCCGAAGACCTGACCACACCGGACGCCCCTGAGGTGCTTGATCTGCCAGCCCTGAATGAGGGGGAAGACGGCACTCTGCCTGCGGCCGCTGTCGCTAATACGGCGATCGCCCGTTGGTATGCCGTTCAGGTGGCTTCCAGTTGCGAGAAGAAGGTCAAGGCCACCCTTGAGCAGCGAGCCGTAACCCTGGGGGTGAGCAACCGAATTCTTGAAATCGAGATTCCTCAGACGCCTGCCGTCAAGCTGAAGAAGGACGGCACCCGTCAGTCCACTGAAGAGAAGGTGTTTCCCGGTTATGTACTGGTCCGGATGGTGCTGGATGAGGACACAATGATGGCGGTGCGAAGCACCCCGAACGTGATCAATTTCGTCGGTGCTGAAGACCGGCGTGCCACCGGTAAGGCCCGTGGTCATATCAAGCCTCGTCCCCTCAGCCGCTCTGAGGTGGATCGCATCTTCAAGCGCGCTGCCGAGAAGAAGACTGTCGTCAAGGTGGATCTCACCGAAGGCGATCAGATCCTGGTGACCGCTGGTCCGTTCAAGGACTTCCAAGGCGAGGTGATCGAGGTGTCCGGGGAGCGCAACAAGCTCAAGGCTCTGCTCTCCATTTTTGGTCGAGAGACCCCGGTGGAACTGGAGTTCTCTCAGATCAGCAAACAAAACTGA
- the rplK gene encoding 50S ribosomal protein L11, whose protein sequence is MAKKVVAVIKLALDAGKANPAPPVGPALGQHGVNIMMFCKEYNARTQDKAGYVIPVEISVFEDRSFTFITKTPPASVLITKAAKIQKGSGESAKGNVGSITRAQLEEIAKTKLPDLNCTSVESAMRIIEGTARNMGVSVSD, encoded by the coding sequence ATGGCCAAGAAAGTCGTAGCTGTGATCAAGCTGGCCCTAGATGCCGGCAAAGCAAACCCCGCGCCGCCGGTGGGCCCTGCCCTCGGTCAGCACGGTGTGAACATCATGATGTTCTGCAAGGAGTACAACGCTCGGACGCAGGACAAAGCCGGTTATGTGATTCCGGTGGAGATTTCGGTCTTCGAAGACCGCAGCTTCACCTTCATCACCAAGACACCCCCGGCTTCGGTGCTGATCACCAAGGCCGCAAAGATCCAAAAGGGATCCGGTGAGTCCGCCAAGGGCAATGTTGGATCGATCACTCGTGCTCAGCTCGAGGAAATCGCCAAGACCAAGCTCCCCGACCTCAACTGCACCAGCGTTGAGTCCGCCATGCGGATCATCGAAGGCACCGCCCGCAACATGGGCGTTTCCGTCAGCGACTGA
- the rplA gene encoding 50S ribosomal protein L1, whose amino-acid sequence MPKISKRLASMAGKIEDRAYAPLEAIALVKDNANAKFDETMEAHVRLGIDPKYTDQQLRTTVALPNGTGQTVRIAVVTRGEKVAEAKAAGAELAGEEDLVESISKGEMDFDLLIATPDMMPKVAKLGRVLGPRGLMPNPKAGTVTTDIEAAIKEFKAGKLEFRADRTGIVHVRFGKASFSADALLQNLKTLQETIDRNKPSGAKGRYWKSLYVTSTMGPSVEVDFSALQDIEQGS is encoded by the coding sequence ATGCCTAAAATCTCCAAGCGCCTGGCCAGCATGGCCGGCAAGATCGAGGACCGTGCCTACGCACCCCTCGAGGCGATTGCCCTTGTCAAGGACAACGCCAACGCGAAATTCGACGAGACGATGGAGGCCCATGTGCGCCTCGGCATCGATCCGAAATACACCGACCAGCAGCTGCGCACCACCGTGGCTCTTCCCAATGGCACCGGTCAGACCGTGCGCATCGCCGTGGTCACCCGCGGTGAAAAGGTGGCTGAAGCCAAAGCCGCCGGTGCTGAACTCGCCGGTGAAGAAGATCTGGTGGAAAGCATCAGCAAGGGCGAAATGGATTTCGACCTGTTGATCGCCACCCCCGACATGATGCCGAAGGTGGCCAAGTTGGGTCGGGTCCTCGGTCCCCGTGGCTTGATGCCCAACCCCAAGGCAGGCACCGTCACAACGGACATCGAGGCCGCGATCAAGGAATTCAAGGCCGGCAAGCTGGAATTCCGCGCCGACCGCACCGGCATTGTCCACGTTCGTTTCGGCAAGGCCAGCTTCAGCGCCGATGCCCTGCTGCAGAACCTCAAGACCCTGCAGGAGACCATCGACCGCAACAAGCCCAGCGGGGCTAAAGGCCGTTACTGGAAGTCCCTGTATGTGACCTCCACCATGGGTCCTTCCGTTGAAGTCGATTTCTCTGCTCTGCAGGACATCGAGCAGGGGAGCTGA
- the rplJ gene encoding 50S ribosomal protein L10, producing the protein MGRTLENKQQIVGELKELLADAELALVLDFKGLSIKEMSDLRDRLRASDSVCKVTKNTLMRRAIDGDSNWASLDSLLTGTNAFVLVKGDVGAGVKAVQTFQKELKKSETKGGLFEGKLLSQDEIKAIADLPSKEQLMAQIAGAINAVATKVAVGINEVPSGMARALKQHAEGGEG; encoded by the coding sequence ATGGGCCGCACGCTGGAGAACAAGCAGCAGATCGTCGGAGAGCTCAAAGAGCTCCTCGCCGACGCCGAACTGGCACTTGTCCTTGATTTCAAGGGCCTGTCCATCAAGGAAATGTCTGACCTGCGGGATCGTCTGCGGGCCAGCGACAGCGTTTGCAAGGTGACTAAAAACACCTTGATGCGTCGTGCCATTGATGGTGACAGCAACTGGGCCAGCCTCGATTCCCTGCTGACCGGAACCAACGCCTTCGTCCTGGTGAAGGGCGATGTTGGCGCCGGTGTGAAGGCCGTTCAGACCTTCCAGAAGGAACTCAAGAAGTCCGAGACCAAGGGCGGCCTTTTCGAAGGCAAGCTCCTGTCTCAGGACGAGATCAAAGCCATTGCCGATCTCCCCTCCAAGGAGCAGCTCATGGCTCAGATCGCCGGTGCTATCAACGCCGTGGCCACGAAGGTCGCTGTGGGCATCAACGAGGTTCCCTCTGGTATGGCCAGGGCACTCAAGCA